The genomic DNA tcaatggtgtaaattttttaaaaaataaagtaaaaaatttataatgtaatgttgtttaaatcatattggacTATCGATTGGATGGTAATCGATCGAAATATTGATCCGAAAGGTAAAAAATAGGTGATCTACAAACTAAGCTAAAAATAGTTGAACTGATTGAAtcgtattttataattattaatatttttatttttatattttttaataatttacttgATTTAAATCAAGCAGATTGAAAATCGACGATGTCGATTAGTTCGATCAACGATCCGATTTCAAAATATTAATCTAATATTCAAATTGAATTGTAAGCTTTTGAAATTATGTATTAAGATGTCATATTTAATTTActccaatttaatttggattcTTCAACTTAAAGATAAACAAGCTTATTTAAACTAAATCCAAGTGGTTTACAACTCTAGTATTTAATATTACTAGTTTTTAATATTACAGGTATTGTGTGTGATTTTAtgcatttaatatttaattaatttttttaagattttatttttaattgtattaattaacataaaataacatttttatttaaattattggatgtaattaaaatatattaacttattataaatatatatttcttAAATTACTTTTTGTTAATGTtacacaatttatatatatatatatatatatatatatttatgctgGGAGTAGTGGATGCTCAATTACCTGTCAATATGCAGCCTTGATTGGATTTGTGTTTTTGTATGTTTCAAATAGTTTTTCTTGGCTTTTCTCTGTTTGATGTTATTGCCGTATGGAATTGGATGTTTAATGCTGACTTGTCCCATCCAATTCCCCTATAATTTTATGGCAACAGAAGAGACTAAGCTAGTTTGTTTATTTGCAGGAAAAATCTGAAAGAAGAATATGAACAATCAGAGGGGTTCCGGCAGGAGTTGAAATTGAAGGTTTGAGAGTTGTTGACATAGCAGTAATGGCATCGGCGAAAAATGGCGATAAGGGTATGTTGGATTCTGTTAATATCCCTTGATTTCTTTAGTTGTTCTCGCTCAATAAAGGCTTACTATTACAGTAATGAGTTAATCACCTATTCTTATTTCATCTAATTCAGATATCTGAAGAAGAAGGTCAACTAAAGAAGGATAAAGAAGAGCAAAAGGAGATGTGGATAATTAGGGTTACCTTTCTTTTGATTGATGGTACCCTTGGATTTTGTATCCCTGTTTGGAGGTCTTCTTTATTAATAAATTCATCTACATAGGAAAGAAAAAAGTACCAAATACTTGTATAATAAATACCTTCAAAAGATCAAATAGAATTGAGTGAAACAAGTACGAAATACTTGGGCAACTACAAGACTCGACCAGTGTGACAAATAGAGAAGCTAAAGGCTATCAAGCAAGAGAAATTGTTTCAGGATCGGTGATAATTGTCCTAGACATTGAACAACTAGGATTGGTCTCCCATAAATGGATTAAGTCATCTATTTCAGATTCTTCATCACCACGATCTTCAATAACATTTCCACTTGAAGCTTTAATCAACTCCAGCTCCATTGCTACTTGTTTCATGGTGGGTCTTTTCTTTCCATTAAGATTCAAGCATCTTTTTGCTACCAGAGCCACAACCATAATCTCCTTTTCTGAACCATGCTTAACTACCACTGGGTCGAGAATGTTAAATAAGGAAGTCTCCTTCATTGAATCCAAAAAATAAGATACCAAGCTTCTCACGACCTCTGATTGTTCTGCGGAGATGGGTTTTTGTCCTGTTAAAAGCTCAGTAAGAACAACTCCAAAGCTATAAACATCACTCTTCTCTGTAAATTGACTTGATCGAAAATATTCGGGATCCATGTATCCGAAAGTTCCTTGCACCCGAGTGGTTAGATGTGTTTGTTCAAGTCCAACTGATTTTGAAGTTCCAAAATCTGATACTTTTACCCTATATTTATCATCTAAAAGTATGTTACTAGATTTGATGCCTCGATGATAAATAGGAGCAGAAGCAGCTGAATGCAAATAGAACAAGGCATTGGCAATTTCAATCGCAATTCGTAAACGCGTTTCCCATGTCAATGGTAATTCTTCATTTTGGTTATGAATGAGATCATATAATGTACCGTTTGGGATGAACTCATACACCAATAGAGGAACTTCAGCTTCTAAACAACATCCTAAAAGCTTAACCACGTTCCTGTGATTAATTTGAGATAAAATTATCACCTCATTGATGAACTGTtcaatcttattttcactaaatTTCATTCCTTCCACCATTTTGGACTTTTTAATAGCCACAATGCTTCCATCTATTAGCATCCCTTTATAAACAGTCCCTTGACCTCCTTGACCAAGGATTCGGTTCTTATTATAATGATCCGTTGCCTTGTCCATCTCTTTTGAAGTAAACAACTTAATTTTTTCAACATTACCTTCATTGCTAGATAAATGTTGTTGCAGTAACAAACCTCCGTTCCTTTGGAAGTATTTCTGCTTCAGCAtgatcttttgttttcttttgagaACTTTGTACACACTCCATGTTGCGAGTAGTAGAAATAGTGTCCCAATACCAGTGCTGCAACCTATATAGATATAAGAAACATAGTTAAAAGGTAAATTTGAAAATTCAAATACATGTTAAAAAATCATGAGAATGTTTCAATAAAGTTTTATTCATATTTGATAGCTTTCCATTTTAAATGACCAGTAAGAGAACCTTCTTGCACCATCCATTGTTTTGATATTTAACTTTtataaattaaatgataaataacTATCAAAAGTAAATATATCACTATTTAAATTGACATAATCCAATAACCATAGTGATTTCACTTCAAAAACAAAAAGTGTAAATTCAACACCGACCTACAATAATACTTGTCAAGCTACTAGTCTTTTGAATTTGTATTTTGAGCTCGCATCCAAAACCCATAGGGGTATTCAAACAAAGCTTGTGGCAATACTGATAATCCCCACAATACCCATCTGTCATTTAGGAATTGAATAAAAAAAAGTTATAATCATATTATTCGGTTAAAGTATCTGAGAGGTCCTTTATACTATATAGATCGAATTAAATtagttatttcattattaaaTGATCAATTTAGTActtatactattaaaaagaatcaaataagttaattaactttaaatataattaactttattaaaaatatatatgttaattatatttcaatttagtcttctttgattctttttaataatagAAGGATTAGATTAATTC from Gossypium arboreum isolate Shixiya-1 chromosome 9, ASM2569848v2, whole genome shotgun sequence includes the following:
- the LOC108455050 gene encoding wall-associated receptor kinase-like 22, whose translation is IGCSTGIGTLFLLLATWSVYKVLKRKQKIMLKQKYFQRNGGLLLQQHLSSNEGNVEKIKLFTSKEMDKATDHYNKNRILGQGGQGTVYKGMLIDGSIVAIKKSKMVEGMKFSENKIEQFINEVIILSQINHRNVVKLLGCCLEAEVPLLVYEFIPNGTLYDLIHNQNEELPLTWETRLRIAIEIANALFYLHSAASAPIYHRGIKSSNILLDDKYRVKVSDFGTSKSVGLEQTHLTTRVQGTFGYMDPEYFRSSQFTEKSDVYSFGVVLTELLTGQKPISAEQSEVVRSLVSYFLDSMKETSLFNILDPVVVKHGSEKEIMVVALVAKRCLNLNGKKRPTMKQVAMELELIKASSGNVIEDRGDEESEIDDLIHLWETNPSCSMSRTIITDPETISLA